The proteins below come from a single Streptomyces spongiicola genomic window:
- a CDS encoding CobW family GTP-binding protein produces the protein MSSPQIPVVVLAGFLGSGKTTLLNHLLRAGRGTRIGAIVNDFGAIEIDAMTVAGQLGDSTVSLGNGCLCCAVDTSELDVFLDKLTRPAARLDVIVIEASGLAEPRELVRMVLASENERIVYGGLVEVVDASEFDATRQRHPELERHLGIADLVVVNKTDRVGAGERQRLVERITRLAGGAAVIEASHGRVDPELLFDCRPPGERVGQLSFDDLHDHHHECGEDGEDGEDGGGHHDHLHAAYETVSFEAAEPLHPRRLLDFLDARPEGLYRIKGFVDFGEADPLNRYEVHAVGRFLRFHPQPWPADGTGKGTRLVLIGSGTDTATLLARLGAARVAGPGDRPEEHSMWGVLRHVPERRDTAGDEAWV, from the coding sequence TTGAGCAGTCCGCAGATCCCCGTCGTCGTCCTGGCGGGCTTCCTGGGATCGGGCAAGACCACCCTGCTCAACCATCTGCTGCGGGCCGGCCGCGGGACCCGGATCGGCGCCATCGTCAACGACTTCGGGGCGATCGAGATCGACGCCATGACCGTGGCCGGGCAGCTCGGCGACTCCACCGTGTCCCTCGGCAACGGCTGTCTGTGCTGCGCGGTCGACACGAGCGAACTGGACGTCTTCCTGGACAAGCTCACCCGGCCGGCCGCCCGCCTCGATGTGATCGTCATCGAGGCGAGCGGACTCGCCGAGCCCCGGGAGCTGGTCCGGATGGTTCTCGCCAGCGAGAACGAGCGGATCGTCTACGGCGGCCTCGTCGAGGTCGTCGACGCCTCCGAGTTCGACGCGACCCGGCAGCGGCACCCCGAACTCGAACGGCATCTGGGCATCGCCGATCTGGTCGTGGTCAACAAGACGGACCGGGTCGGTGCCGGGGAGCGGCAGCGCCTGGTCGAGCGGATCACCCGGCTCGCCGGCGGGGCCGCGGTGATCGAGGCGAGCCACGGGCGCGTCGACCCGGAGCTGCTCTTCGACTGCCGCCCTCCCGGTGAGCGGGTGGGCCAGCTGTCCTTCGACGACCTCCACGACCACCACCACGAGTGCGGCGAGGACGGAGAGGACGGCGAGGACGGCGGCGGTCATCACGACCATCTGCACGCGGCCTACGAGACCGTGTCGTTCGAGGCCGCCGAACCGCTCCACCCGCGCAGACTGCTGGACTTCCTCGACGCGCGGCCCGAAGGGCTGTACCGGATCAAGGGGTTCGTGGACTTCGGCGAGGCCGATCCGCTCAACCGCTACGAGGTCCACGCGGTCGGCCGCTTCCTGCGGTTCCACCCGCAGCCCTGGCCCGCCGACGGCACCGGGAAGGGCACCCGGCTCGTGCTCATCGGCTCGGGCACCGACACCGCGACCCTGCTCGCCCGGCTCGGTGCCGCCAGGGTCGCCGGCCCGGGCGACCGCCCGGAGGAGCACAGCATGTGGGGCGTGCTGCGTCATGTGCCCGAGCGGCGCGACACCGCAGGGGACGAGGCCTGGGTCTGA
- a CDS encoding citrate synthase/methylcitrate synthase, which yields MHSTNGPTLSPDVPRGLAGVVVTDTELGDVRGREGFYHYRQYSAVELAESRGFEDVWHLMFHGRLPDAAERGAFLAETAPLRRLPDAVRAALPGVARTCAPSGPLAGLRSALSLLGASAGFRPVYDLGPEERRADALAACSAVPTLLAALHRLGRGLEPVEPREDLPHAANYLYMLTGSEPDPARARAVERYLVSTVDHGFNASTFTARVIASTGADVAACLVGAVGALSGPLHGGAPSRALDTLDAIGTPDRADAWIRERVLAGERIMGFGHPVYRTEDPRSRMLRSVAEDFGGPLVELAVEVEARVEALLAELKPGRELRTNVEFYAGVVMELCGLPREMFTPTFCAARVVGWSANILEQARDSKIIRPAARYVGPRPPQPLPEAC from the coding sequence ATGCACAGCACCAACGGCCCGACCCTGTCCCCGGACGTACCGCGCGGCCTCGCCGGCGTCGTCGTCACCGACACCGAACTCGGCGACGTCCGGGGGCGGGAGGGCTTCTACCACTACCGCCAGTACTCCGCCGTGGAGCTCGCGGAGAGCCGCGGTTTCGAGGACGTCTGGCATCTGATGTTCCACGGCCGGCTGCCGGACGCCGCCGAGCGCGGCGCGTTCCTCGCCGAGACCGCCCCGCTGCGCCGCCTGCCCGACGCGGTGCGCGCCGCACTGCCGGGCGTCGCAAGGACCTGCGCGCCCTCCGGACCGCTGGCCGGGCTGCGCTCGGCCCTGTCCCTGCTGGGGGCGTCGGCGGGGTTCCGGCCGGTGTACGACCTGGGGCCCGAGGAGCGCCGCGCGGACGCGCTCGCGGCCTGCTCCGCCGTGCCGACCCTGCTCGCCGCCCTGCACCGGCTGGGCCGGGGCCTGGAGCCGGTGGAACCCCGGGAGGACCTGCCGCACGCCGCCAACTATCTGTACATGCTGACCGGTTCGGAGCCCGACCCGGCCCGCGCGCGGGCCGTGGAACGCTATCTCGTCTCCACCGTCGACCACGGGTTCAACGCCTCCACCTTCACCGCACGGGTGATCGCCTCCACCGGAGCCGATGTCGCAGCCTGTCTGGTGGGGGCGGTCGGCGCACTGTCGGGGCCGCTGCACGGCGGCGCCCCCAGCCGTGCCCTGGACACGCTCGACGCGATCGGAACCCCGGACCGCGCCGACGCCTGGATCAGGGAGCGCGTCCTCGCCGGGGAGCGGATCATGGGCTTCGGGCACCCCGTCTACCGCACCGAGGACCCCCGCTCCCGCATGCTGCGCTCCGTCGCGGAGGACTTCGGCGGCCCGCTGGTCGAACTCGCCGTCGAGGTCGAGGCGCGGGTCGAGGCGCTTCTGGCGGAGCTGAAGCCGGGCCGGGAACTACGGACCAACGTCGAGTTCTACGCCGGGGTCGTCATGGAGCTGTGCGGACTGCCGCGGGAGATGTTCACCCCCACGTTCTGCGCGGCGCGGGTGGTCGGCTGGAGCGCCAACATCCTGGAGCAGGCCCGGGATTCGAAGATCATCCGACCCGCCGCGCGCTATGTCGGGCCCAGGCCGCCGCAGCCGCTGCCGGAGGCCTGCTGA